The genomic DNA CGCCGGCAGCCTCGGGCTTCGCGCGGTGACGGCGGCGGCGAGCGCGCCCAGCTCGGCGTCTCCAGCCAGGGGGCTGGCCTCGAGCAGGGCGAGGGCGCCCGGCCGGTCGGCCGGGTCGGCCGCGAGCAGGGCAGGCAGGACCCGCTCGCGAAAGGGGGCCCAGGCCGGGGATTCGGCCGTCCAGCGCTCGACCACGCGCCCAAAACCGTGCAGGTCCGCCTCCTGGTCCAGCACGAGCCCTGCGCGGAGCGCGGGCGAGGGATCCAGTCCCGCGGCCAGATCGAGGAAGCCGGGGAAGTGCAGCACGAGCGGCGGCAGGTAGAGGAGGCCGCCGCGCCCGTCTTCCCAGATCAGGTCCGGCGAGAGCTGGGCGATGGGCAGCCCCCCCAGGCGCGCGCGCAGGAGGTCGGTGAGCAGAACGCGCAGCAGAACATCGATCTGCGCGGCGGCCGGACGGACGAGGGGCGCGGCGTCCGCCGGCAGCTCGAAGAGCGCGTAGGCGCCGCCCTCGCGATAGCCGAGCCGGCAGGCCGGGCTGCGCTCGCCCAGGAGGGCCGCGGCGAGGTGCTGGCGGTAGGCCAGGCTGCTCAGGTCCAGCGGCGCCAGATCGCCCTGGGGGTAGAAGTAGAGCAGGGCGCGGCGGTCGCCGAGGACGTCCTGCAGCGCGAAGCAGCGCAGGAACTCGCCCTCCGCGAGCACACGCTCGACGCGGTAGCGGGCGAGGAAGGGACTGCCGACGCTGAACATCTGGCCTGCGACCTGTTAAGAAACTTGACAGCTCCGAGCTTAACGCATCGGCGGGTCCGCCGCCAGCCCTCCCGTCCCGGGCGGCAGGGCCAGCCTGCTCTGGTGCTCGCGATCGCATGTCACTATGATTCCGGCGCCTCGAAGCCAGCCGGAGGACCAGCATGTCGCGCCAGCCAGTTGCCGCAGGACTCCTGTATCTCGCCCTGCTCGGCCTCGCCTGCGCCGAGAAGGAGAGCCCGGTGGAGCACGACAGCGTCCTGAGCGTGCCCGAGGAGTACGCGACCCCCCAGGCCGCCGCCGCGGTCGCGGAGGGGGGCGACCGGATCGTCCTGCGCTACCGCGAGGCCGTGTACCTCGGGGACCTCGAGCTGCCGGAGGGCGTCTCGTTGCTCGGCCACACCCTCAACCCGCTGCTGCCGCGGATCCGCGGGCGGGTCACCGTGAACGGCAGCGACGAAGGCGTGCGGATCGAGCGCCTGCGCATCGAAAACCCGGACGGCGGCGGGCTGCGCCTCGTCGGCAGCGCCTGCCGCGTCGAGGAACTCTGGATCCACGACTGCGCCGGCCCCGGCGTCGAACTCATCGGAGACGCGCCCGCCCAGGTGATGTCCTGCGATATCCAGCGCTGCGCGCCCGGCATCCTGATCCGCGACACGACGCTGGGCGGCAACTACGCCGATGCCGAGCACCCGGCCGCGCGCCTCACTAGCAACAACCTCCTCGAGAACGGCCCACCTGGCGATCTCGAAAACCTCGTCTTCGCGAACATCCCGGTGCTCTACACGGTCTATGTGAGTCAGAATCACTGGGGAGAGGGAGTGATCGGCGTGACGGCAATCGACGCGACCATCTTCGACACCAAGGACCAGCCCAGCCTGCGCGGCCTGGCCGATACCGAGTACGAGGGCTTCATCTCCTTCCCCAACCCGCTCGACCGCTGGTGGCAAGACCGCTAGCCGGGGCGCTGGTCCTCGGTCTCCTCACCGCCCTGTCCGGCTGCGCAGGGGACGCGCCGCCGCGGCGCTATCTCTTCGCGAGCATGGGCACCCGCGCCAGCCTCGAGCTGCGCGACAAGGGCGGCGCAGGCGACAGCCTCGCCCTCGCGCGCGTGCAGGAGCGGTTCGCCGCCGTCGAGGCGGCGATGAGCGTCTGGGACGCCGGCTCGGAGCTGTCTCGCGCGAACCGCGCTGCCGTGGACTCCGCGCTGACGCTGTCGCCCCTGGTCGGGAACTGCCTGACCCTCGCCCACGCGCTGCGCGCGGCGAGCGGCGGCGCCTTCGAGCCGGGCGCGGGCCCCTTGATGCGGCTCTGGGGCTTCACGCGCCGCCAGGGCCGCCTGCCCGCCGCGGACAGCCTCGCCGCGCTGCTGCCTGTCCTCGGCGCCTACGACTACGATGCGGGCAGCCGCCGGCTGACCCGGCGCCACCCGGCCGTGGCGCTCGATCTCGGCGGCATCGCCAAGGGCTACGCCCTCGATCTCGCCGCCGCCGAGTTGCGCGGGCTCGGCCTGGCCTCGGCGCTCATCGACCTCGGCGGCAACCTCTACTGCCTCGGCGAGGCCGGGCGCGGCGAGGCCTGGCAGGTGGGCATCCGCGACCCGCGGGACCGGGAACGCTACTTCGCCGCCCTCGCCCTGCGCGACGAGGCCGTCGCGACGAGCGGCTCCTACGAGCGCTTCGTGACGATCGACGGCCGGCGCTACGGGCACATCATGAACCCGGCGACGGGAAGGCCCGCCGAGGGACTCCTCAGCGCGACGACGGTGTGCCGCAGCGCGGCCCTGGGCGACGGCCTCTCGACAGCACTCTTCGTGCTGGGGCCGGCAGGCGCGCGC from bacterium includes the following:
- a CDS encoding FAD:protein FMN transferase; translated protein: MARPLAGALVLGLLTALSGCAGDAPPRRYLFASMGTRASLELRDKGGAGDSLALARVQERFAAVEAAMSVWDAGSELSRANRAAVDSALTLSPLVGNCLTLAHALRAASGGAFEPGAGPLMRLWGFTRRQGRLPAADSLAALLPVLGAYDYDAGSRRLTRRHPAVALDLGGIAKGYALDLAAAELRGLGLASALIDLGGNLYCLGEAGRGEAWQVGIRDPRDRERYFAALALRDEAVATSGSYERFVTIDGRRYGHIMNPATGRPAEGLLSATTVCRSAALGDGLSTALFVLGPAGARRLLAERYPEVLAVLVLPGPGDSLHVQASAALAGRLTIAPADRERCRLEFF